The Garra rufa chromosome 23, GarRuf1.0, whole genome shotgun sequence genome includes a region encoding these proteins:
- the tuba7l gene encoding tubulin, alpha 7 like: MPTDQTTSGGDQSFNTFFSETGAGKHVPRAVFVDLEPTVVDEVRTGTYRQLFHPEQLITGKEDAANNYARGHYTVGKEIVDVVIDRVRKLCDQCTGLQGFLIFHSFGGGTGSGFASLLMERLSVDHGKKAKLEFAVYPAPQVSTAVVEPYNSILTTHTTLEHSDCAFMVDNEAIYDICRNNLDIERPTYTNLNRLIGQIVSSITASLRFDGALNVDLAEFQTNLVPYPRIHFPLVTYAPVISAEKAYHEQLSVMEITNACFEPANQMVKCDPRHGKYMACCMLYRGDVVPKDVNAAIGSIKTKRTIQFVDWCPTGFKVGINYQPPTVVPGGDLAKVQRAVCMLSNTTAIAEAWARLDHKFDLMYAKRAFVHWYVGEGMEEGEFTEAREDLAALEKDYEEVGSDTPEGEGEEGEE; the protein is encoded by the exons ATGCCCACCGACCAGACCACCTCCGGCGGAGATCAGTCCTTCAACACCTTCTTCAGTGAGACCGGCGCCGGGAAACATGTACCCAGAGCGGTGTTCGTGGACCTCGAACCCACCGTCGTTG ATGAGGTTCGAACTGGAACATACAGACAGCTTTTTCACCCAGAGCAGTTGATAACTGGGAAAGAGGACGCCGCTAATAATTACGCTAGAGGCCATTACACCGTTGGCAAGGAAATAGTAGACGTAGTAATTGACCGTGTTCGTAAACTG tgtGATCAGTGTACTGGACTTCAAGGATTCCTCATCTTCCACAGCTTTGGTGGTGGAACTGGTTCGGGTTTTGCTTCATTGCTGATGGAGAGGTTGTCTGTAGACCATGGCAAGAAAGCCAAGCTCGAGTTTGCTGTTTACCCTGCACCTCAG GTTTCCACTGCAGTGGTAGAGCCCTACAATTCCATTCTGACCACACACACCACCCTCGAGCACTCCGACTGCGCTTTCATGGTGGACAACGAGGCCATCTATGACATCTGCCGAAATAACCTAGATATAGAGCGGCCCACATACACCAACCTCAACCGCCTCATTGGCCAAATTGTGTCATCAATCACTGCCTCCCTGCGCTTCGACGGAGCTCTCAATGTCGACCTGGCGGAGTTCCAAACCAACCTGGTGCCGTACCCTCGCATCCACTTCCCCCTGGTCACGTACGCCCCGGTGATCTCCGCCGAGAAGGCGTACCACGAGCAGCTGTCCGTCATGGAAATCACCAACGCCTGCTTTGAGCCGGCCAATCAGATGGTGAAGTGCGACCCTCGGCACGGGAAGTACATGGCTTGCTGTATGCTGTACCGTGGAGACGTGGTTCCAAAGGATGTCAATGCCGCCATTGGAAGTATAAAGACCAAGAGGACCATTCAGTTTGTCGACTGGTGTCCCACAGGGTTTAAG GTTGGCATCAATTACCAGCCACCGACTGTGGTGCCAGGAGGTGATCTGGCCAAAGTTCAAAGGGCAGTCTGTATGTTGAGCAACACCACAGCCATCGCTGAGGCTTGGGCCCGTCTGGATCACAAGTTTGATCTAATGTACGCAAAGAGAGCCTTTGTGCACTGGTACGTCGGAGAAGGTATGGAGGAGGGCGAGTTTACGGAGGCCCGTGAAGATTTAGCCGCTCTTGAGAAAGATTACGAAGAGGTGGGAAGCGACACTCCCGAAGGAGAAGGTGAAGAGGGAGAAGAATAG